A single region of the Gossypium arboreum isolate Shixiya-1 chromosome 12, ASM2569848v2, whole genome shotgun sequence genome encodes:
- the LOC108476851 gene encoding GDSL esterase/lipase At5g62930 isoform X1 has translation MRPNIVLFGDSITQESFRSGGWGASLADAYSRKADVVLRGYGGYNTRWALFLLHHLFPLGLTKPPVATTIFFGANDAALAGGTSERQHVPVEEYKENLRKIVRHLKECSPTMLIVLITPPPIDEEGRMEYARETYGEKALTLPERTNETTGVYAKGCVELARELGVRSINLWSKMQETDGWQKKYLRDGLHLTAEGNAVVFEEVVKVFKEAWLDASEMPYDFPHHSEIDGKNPEKAFQQKCL, from the exons ATGAGACCAAACATAGTCTTATTTGGAGATTCAATTACGCAAGAATCCTTCAGATCAGGCGGCTGGGGTGCTTCTCTCGCTGATGCCTACTCTCGCAAG GCTGATGTTGTACTTCGTGGCTATGGCGGATACAATACCAGATGGGCTTTATTTTTGTTGCATCATCTCTTCCCTCTT GGCTTAACTAAACCTCCAGTTGCTACCACGATTTTCTTTGGGGCTAATGATGCAGCTCTCGCAGGGGGAACCAGTGAAAGGCAGCATGTCCCTGTCGAAGAGTACAAGGAGAACCTTAGAAAAATCGTACGCCATTTGAAG GAATGCTCTCCCACCATGCTTATCGTGCTTATAACTCCACCACCTATAGATGAAGAAGGGCGCATGGAATACGCACG AGAAACTTATGGTGAGAAAGCACTGACATTGCCAGAACGAACAAATGAAACTACAGGAGTATATGCAAAGGGGTGCGTTGAACTAGCCAGAGAACTGGGTGTCCGATCCATCAATCTTTGGTCCAAGATGCAGGAAACAGATGGTTGGCAGAAAAAATATCTAAG aGATGGGTTGCATTTGACAGCAGAAGGCAATGCAGTAGTGTTCGAGGAAGTTGTGAAGGTTTTCAAGGAAGCATGGCTTGACGCCTCCGAAATGCCGTATGATTTTCCTCACCACTCTGAAATTGACGGGAAGAACCCAGAGAAGGCTTTTCAGCAGAAATGCTTGTAG
- the LOC108476851 gene encoding GDSL esterase/lipase At5g62930 isoform X2 gives MRPNIVLFGDSITQESFRSGGWGASLADAYSRKGLTKPPVATTIFFGANDAALAGGTSERQHVPVEEYKENLRKIVRHLKECSPTMLIVLITPPPIDEEGRMEYARETYGEKALTLPERTNETTGVYAKGCVELARELGVRSINLWSKMQETDGWQKKYLRDGLHLTAEGNAVVFEEVVKVFKEAWLDASEMPYDFPHHSEIDGKNPEKAFQQKCL, from the exons ATGAGACCAAACATAGTCTTATTTGGAGATTCAATTACGCAAGAATCCTTCAGATCAGGCGGCTGGGGTGCTTCTCTCGCTGATGCCTACTCTCGCAAG GGCTTAACTAAACCTCCAGTTGCTACCACGATTTTCTTTGGGGCTAATGATGCAGCTCTCGCAGGGGGAACCAGTGAAAGGCAGCATGTCCCTGTCGAAGAGTACAAGGAGAACCTTAGAAAAATCGTACGCCATTTGAAG GAATGCTCTCCCACCATGCTTATCGTGCTTATAACTCCACCACCTATAGATGAAGAAGGGCGCATGGAATACGCACG AGAAACTTATGGTGAGAAAGCACTGACATTGCCAGAACGAACAAATGAAACTACAGGAGTATATGCAAAGGGGTGCGTTGAACTAGCCAGAGAACTGGGTGTCCGATCCATCAATCTTTGGTCCAAGATGCAGGAAACAGATGGTTGGCAGAAAAAATATCTAAG aGATGGGTTGCATTTGACAGCAGAAGGCAATGCAGTAGTGTTCGAGGAAGTTGTGAAGGTTTTCAAGGAAGCATGGCTTGACGCCTCCGAAATGCCGTATGATTTTCCTCACCACTCTGAAATTGACGGGAAGAACCCAGAGAAGGCTTTTCAGCAGAAATGCTTGTAG